In a single window of the Palaemon carinicauda isolate YSFRI2023 chromosome 10, ASM3689809v2, whole genome shotgun sequence genome:
- the LOC137647855 gene encoding uncharacterized protein translates to MEEPEVRSYLEGNGVNWKFITPRGPWSGGFYERLVGVLKGCLSKALYHKRVSFEELRTLIVEFQAVINSRPLTYLSSDRNCEALTPSMLIYGRNVCISPLNNLANDDPDFTSSSDLRTQYLRLSSVLRKFENSWKRDYLVSLRERHNNSSNNLSASVKVGDIVMVDLEDHLGKGYRSLLSLGKITQLFPSSDGVIRSVEVKVNNKLYMRSITKIVLLEVPEREFDSVETQEPDSVPLNDARPRRAAAIHCDQERKGLISMDVL, encoded by the coding sequence atggaggaaccagaggtaaggtcataccttgaaggaaatggtgttaattggAAGTTCATTACACCGCGAGGCCCCTGGTCTGGAGGCTTTTATGAACGTCTTGTTGGTGTTCTAAAAGGATGTTTGTCCAAGGCTTTGTATCACAAACGTGTATCCTTTGAAGAGCTGAGAACTCTAATTGTCgagtttcaagctgtgataaattctCGACCACTGACTTATCTCTCCTCTGATAGAAATTGTGAGGCTTTGACTCCCTCCATGTTGATTTATGGCAGAAATGTTTGTATTTCACCTCTTAACAATTTAGCAAATGATGACCCAGATTTCACGAGTTCAAGTGATCTTAGAACACAATATTTGAGACTATCATCAGTGCTAAGgaaatttgagaactcttggaaaagagactatttagtgtccttgagagagagacataataactctAGTAATAATCTCTCTGCAAGTGTGAAAGTTGGGGACATAGTGATGGTAGACTTAGAAGATCATCTGGGTAAAGGATATAGATCCCTCCTCTCCTTAGGTAAGATAACCCAGCTGTTTCCGTCGTCTGATGGTGTGATTAGGTCTGTAgaagtgaaagtgaataataaactatacatgagatcaatcacgaagatcgtacttctggaggtacctgagagggaatttgatagtgttgaaactcaggagccagatagtgtgcctctgaatgatGCGAGACCTCGGCGTGCAGCTGCAATCCActgtgatcaagagagaaagggtttaatttctatggatgtactctaa